The Citrifermentans bemidjiense Bem genome window below encodes:
- a CDS encoding SpoIIE family protein phosphatase yields the protein MLDVNWVWGTALLYIVILFLVAYYADQRQREGRSITANPVVYALSIAVYSTSWTFYGSVGKAATTGIDFLPIYLGPTLTAFTWWFLLKKIVRISKENNITSIADFISSRYGSSQWLGAMITVITLMGIMPYIALQLKAVSTAFTIITGYHDFHVGVMERVYTPSPHPGLFTSALLALFSVVFGAKHLASTERHDGLVAAIALESLVKLVAMLVVGITITYFVFDGMGDIFTRMYGKDPALLTRLVTLGGTGENSYSSMFSLLTLSMSAVMLLPRQFQVMVLENADETHLNAASWRFPAYMFLMNLFVMPIALAGVLLTGSNVGADFFVLTLPMQQGYPWLALLAFLGGFSASAGMVMVESIAVSTMLLNHVLMPVVIRFKPQWWFPKLLINLKRFGIVLVILLGYLYQSVVGESYMLANMGLISFSAAVQFAPALIGGLYWPRGNKTGAIAGLSCGFAVWFYTLLLPSLLQAGGWQDDLLLQGPFGIEFLKPQALFWLTGLDPYSHTLFWSMFMNILAYLSLSILLGQGEKESEQMNRFVRVFSPENLEPQWETKRLSKPVTIVQFVNLMSKFIGEQQAHTAITDYLGNREIDSKGGVSEFELPNLKRFVEKTLAGSLGGAAAGAVVESFLSDIGSRMEPVFDIFSTVRTSRDQSREALSVRLRASEIMNRSLELDIIMGDLLELILREFKLDLCVIRLLNDEGMLEVRCHRGYGGERIISEGRTLEIDTHVGEAFLGRRTEFVNDTAFLTKAIAKEIANREGIRSFAHIPIASAGAPPVGVLSVFSRSIVGLFTEQFVELLESLAGQLAQAVNIVEEREARERERRQKEAALLENARVTRDLEIAKQIQLSLLPESAPRLKGLSIASRCIPAAHVGGDYYDFFERGEGRVDVIMADVSGHSVGAALIMVETRSVLRAQMKETHSAKDVLRLLNELLYDDLSGAELFITMFCAKYDGTTRTLSYANAGHSRPILFRAGGWEELDAEGLILGVEQSVAFEEKKVTLEAGDLLLIYTDGIIEAEHETGELFGVERLCRLVSGLADQEPETVIERVLSEVNTYSWPHPLQDDISMVVMKVLKNETETASC from the coding sequence ATGCTCGATGTGAACTGGGTCTGGGGCACGGCGCTCCTTTATATCGTCATCCTGTTCCTGGTCGCCTACTATGCCGACCAGAGGCAACGGGAGGGGAGGAGCATCACGGCGAATCCCGTCGTGTACGCCCTCTCCATAGCCGTCTACTCCACCTCATGGACCTTCTACGGCAGCGTCGGCAAGGCCGCGACCACGGGCATCGACTTTCTCCCCATCTACCTTGGCCCCACGCTCACCGCTTTCACCTGGTGGTTCCTGCTCAAGAAGATCGTCAGGATCTCCAAGGAAAACAACATCACCTCCATAGCCGACTTCATCAGCTCCCGATACGGCAGCTCGCAGTGGTTGGGAGCCATGATCACGGTGATCACCCTGATGGGGATCATGCCGTACATAGCCCTTCAGTTGAAGGCCGTCTCCACAGCTTTCACCATCATCACCGGTTATCACGACTTCCACGTCGGCGTCATGGAAAGGGTCTACACCCCCTCTCCCCACCCCGGGCTCTTCACGTCGGCCCTTCTGGCCCTGTTCAGCGTGGTCTTCGGGGCCAAGCACCTTGCCTCGACCGAGCGCCACGACGGGCTGGTGGCCGCCATCGCGCTGGAGTCCCTGGTAAAGCTCGTGGCGATGCTCGTGGTCGGCATCACCATCACCTACTTCGTCTTCGACGGCATGGGGGACATCTTCACCCGCATGTACGGTAAAGACCCGGCCCTGCTCACCCGGCTCGTCACGCTGGGGGGGACCGGCGAAAACTCCTACTCCTCCATGTTCAGCCTGCTCACCCTCTCCATGAGCGCGGTGATGCTGCTGCCGCGCCAGTTCCAGGTGATGGTGCTGGAGAACGCCGACGAAACGCACCTGAACGCTGCTTCGTGGCGCTTCCCCGCCTATATGTTCCTGATGAACCTGTTCGTGATGCCCATCGCGCTCGCCGGGGTGCTTTTGACCGGCTCCAACGTGGGGGCCGACTTCTTCGTGCTCACCCTACCCATGCAGCAGGGGTACCCGTGGCTCGCCCTGCTCGCTTTCCTCGGGGGCTTCTCCGCCTCCGCCGGCATGGTTATGGTGGAGTCCATTGCGGTCTCGACCATGCTGCTGAACCACGTGCTGATGCCGGTCGTGATCAGGTTCAAGCCGCAGTGGTGGTTCCCCAAGCTCCTCATCAACCTCAAGCGCTTCGGCATCGTACTGGTCATCCTTTTGGGCTACCTGTACCAAAGCGTGGTGGGAGAGAGCTACATGCTCGCCAACATGGGGCTCATCTCCTTCTCCGCAGCGGTCCAGTTCGCCCCGGCGCTGATAGGTGGGCTGTACTGGCCCCGGGGGAACAAGACCGGGGCGATAGCGGGTCTTTCCTGCGGGTTTGCCGTCTGGTTCTACACGCTGCTGCTCCCCTCCCTGCTGCAGGCCGGAGGATGGCAGGACGACCTCCTTTTGCAGGGCCCGTTCGGCATCGAGTTCCTCAAGCCGCAGGCGCTTTTCTGGCTGACCGGGCTCGACCCCTACAGCCATACGCTCTTCTGGAGCATGTTCATGAACATCCTCGCCTACCTCTCCCTCTCCATCCTCCTGGGACAGGGCGAGAAGGAAAGCGAACAGATGAACCGCTTCGTCCGGGTCTTCTCCCCGGAGAACCTGGAGCCGCAGTGGGAAACCAAGCGCCTTTCCAAACCGGTCACCATCGTGCAGTTCGTGAACCTCATGTCCAAGTTCATCGGGGAGCAGCAGGCGCATACCGCCATCACCGACTACCTGGGGAACCGGGAGATAGACAGCAAGGGCGGGGTCTCCGAGTTCGAGCTCCCCAACCTGAAGCGCTTCGTGGAGAAGACGCTGGCGGGCTCTTTGGGTGGCGCCGCCGCGGGCGCCGTGGTGGAAAGCTTCCTCTCCGACATAGGCTCCCGGATGGAGCCGGTCTTCGACATCTTTTCCACCGTGCGCACCTCAAGGGATCAAAGCCGCGAGGCGCTCTCGGTGCGCCTGCGGGCCTCGGAGATCATGAACCGCTCGCTGGAGCTCGACATCATCATGGGGGACCTGCTCGAGCTGATACTGCGGGAGTTCAAGCTCGACCTCTGCGTCATCAGGCTCTTGAACGACGAAGGGATGCTGGAGGTGCGCTGCCACCGCGGCTATGGCGGGGAGCGCATCATCAGCGAAGGAAGGACGCTGGAGATCGACACCCACGTAGGGGAGGCCTTCCTGGGGAGGCGGACGGAATTCGTGAACGACACGGCCTTTCTCACCAAGGCCATCGCCAAGGAGATCGCCAACAGGGAAGGGATCCGCTCCTTCGCCCACATCCCCATCGCCAGCGCCGGAGCCCCCCCGGTCGGCGTCCTCTCGGTCTTCTCCAGATCCATCGTCGGGCTTTTCACCGAGCAGTTCGTGGAGCTCTTGGAGAGCCTCGCCGGGCAGCTAGCCCAGGCGGTGAACATAGTCGAAGAGCGCGAGGCGAGAGAGCGCGAAAGGCGGCAAAAGGAGGCGGCGCTCCTGGAAAACGCGCGGGTGACCCGCGACCTCGAGATCGCCAAGCAGATCCAGCTCTCGCTCCTTCCCGAGTCCGCCCCGCGCCTCAAAGGGCTCAGCATCGCCAGCCGCTGCATCCCGGCGGCGCACGTCGGGGGAGACTACTACGACTTCTTCGAAAGGGGCGAAGGGCGGGTCGACGTCATCATGGCGGACGTCTCCGGCCACAGCGTAGGCGCCGCCTTGATCATGGTAGAGACCAGGAGCGTGCTCCGGGCCCAGATGAAGGAAACCCACTCCGCCAAAGACGTGCTTAGGCTTTTGAACGAGCTCCTCTACGACGACCTGAGCGGCGCCGAACTCTTCATCACCATGTTCTGCGCCAAGTACGACGGGACCACCCGCACGCTCTCCTACGCGAACGCAGGGCACAGCCGCCCCATCCTCTTCCGTGCCGGCGGGTGGGAGGAACTAGACGCAGAAGGGCTGATCCTGGGGGTCGAGCAGTCGGTCGCGTTCGAGGAGAAAAAGGTGACCTTGGAGGCGGGGGACCTGCTCCTCATCTATACCGACGGGATCATCGAGGCGGAGCACGAAACGGGCGAGCTTTTCGGAGTCGAGAGACTGTGCCGACTGGTCTCTGGACTGGCCGACCAGGAACCGGAAACGGTGATCGAGCGGGTCCTTTCAGAGGTCAATACTTACTCATGGCCCCATCCTTTACAGGATGACATTTCCATGGTAGTCATGAAGGTGTTAAAAAATGAGACAGAGACCGCCTCTTGCTAA
- a CDS encoding TlyA family RNA methyltransferase: MTKERLDKLVLERGLAPSRERAKALIMAGQVVVDDHLADKAGLMVPVEAEIRLKGEPLPYVSRGGLKLAEGLERFGIVVAGLCAIDVGASTGGFTDCLLQRGATRVYAVDVGYGQLAWKLREDSRVVSMEKTNIRHLEPGMLPESPDLAVIDASFISLDKVLPPTLRLIKPDGVVVALIKPQFEVGRGQVGKGGVVRDEKKHQEVVESIGELARGLGLKVLGVCDSPILGPKGNKEFLIHLQKQGDLQPRNTEVPEE, encoded by the coding sequence TTGACCAAGGAAAGACTCGACAAGCTGGTGCTGGAACGGGGGCTCGCCCCTTCCAGGGAGCGGGCCAAGGCGCTCATCATGGCGGGGCAGGTGGTGGTGGACGACCACTTGGCCGACAAGGCGGGGCTCATGGTCCCGGTCGAGGCCGAGATCCGTCTCAAGGGGGAGCCACTTCCCTATGTGAGCCGCGGGGGGCTGAAGCTCGCCGAGGGGCTGGAGCGCTTCGGCATCGTTGTCGCCGGACTCTGCGCCATCGACGTGGGCGCCTCGACTGGAGGCTTCACCGACTGCCTGCTGCAAAGGGGCGCTACCCGCGTCTATGCGGTCGACGTCGGCTACGGGCAACTGGCCTGGAAGCTGCGCGAGGACTCGCGGGTGGTGAGCATGGAGAAGACCAATATCCGCCACCTGGAGCCGGGGATGCTCCCGGAATCCCCGGACCTGGCGGTGATCGATGCTTCGTTCATCTCGCTGGACAAGGTGCTTCCGCCGACGCTGAGGCTGATCAAGCCTGACGGCGTCGTGGTCGCGCTCATCAAGCCGCAGTTCGAGGTGGGACGCGGCCAGGTGGGGAAGGGCGGGGTGGTCAGGGACGAGAAGAAGCACCAGGAGGTGGTGGAGAGCATCGGCGAGCTGGCCAGGGGACTGGGGCTCAAGGTACTGGGAGTGTGCGATTCCCCTATCCTCGGACCCAAGGGGAACAAGGAGTTCCTGATCCATCTGCAAAAGCAGGGGGACCTGCAACCCCGGAACACAGAGGTCCCTGAGGAATAG
- a CDS encoding histidine triad nucleotide-binding protein, whose product MNDCLFCKMASGAIPVKKVYEDDELFAIEDINPVAPLHMLIIPKKHLANALALAPEDDRIIGAIHRVAAKLARERGMDEEGFRLVNNTNAGAGQSVFHIHFHLLAGRNLGWPPG is encoded by the coding sequence ATGAACGACTGCCTGTTCTGCAAGATGGCCAGCGGCGCGATCCCCGTCAAGAAGGTCTACGAGGACGACGAACTCTTCGCCATCGAGGACATCAACCCCGTGGCGCCCTTGCACATGCTTATCATCCCCAAGAAGCACCTCGCGAACGCGCTGGCGCTTGCTCCTGAGGACGACCGGATCATCGGTGCGATCCACCGGGTGGCTGCCAAGCTCGCCCGGGAGCGCGGCATGGACGAGGAAGGGTTCCGCCTGGTGAACAATACCAACGCCGGCGCCGGCCAGTCCGTTTTCCATATCCATTTCCACCTGCTTGCCGGACGCAACCTCGGGTGGCCTCCAGGGTAG
- the lgt gene encoding prolipoprotein diacylglyceryl transferase — MTFPNIDPVFLRLGPLEFRWYGLMYIIGFISAYFIILSGVRRKGLSLTKDDVADLIFTVAVGVILGGRFGYILFYNLAYYIANPLKLFAVWEGGMSFHGGLIGAVLASIFYIRRHKLRFYRLADIGFLAAPVGLGCGRIGNFINGELYGRVSDVPWAMIFPGGGPLPRHPSQLYEALLEGPVMFLILYAISRKVNRDGVVVWSFIALYGLFRFLLENFREPDQQIGYLFGGLSMGQLLSLPMLLVGGLMALYRLRRG; from the coding sequence ATGACTTTTCCCAACATCGACCCGGTGTTTCTGCGTCTGGGACCGCTGGAGTTCCGCTGGTACGGTCTCATGTACATCATCGGTTTCATCTCGGCCTATTTCATCATCCTGTCCGGCGTAAGGAGAAAGGGACTTTCTCTAACCAAGGACGACGTCGCGGACCTGATCTTTACCGTGGCGGTAGGGGTCATCCTCGGCGGCCGGTTCGGGTACATCCTGTTCTACAACCTCGCCTACTACATCGCCAACCCACTGAAGCTCTTCGCGGTCTGGGAAGGGGGGATGTCGTTTCACGGCGGGCTTATCGGGGCGGTGCTGGCAAGCATCTTCTATATCCGCAGGCATAAGCTCCGCTTTTACCGTCTGGCCGACATCGGTTTCCTTGCAGCGCCGGTGGGGCTTGGCTGCGGCAGGATCGGGAACTTCATAAACGGCGAACTCTACGGCCGGGTGAGCGACGTCCCCTGGGCGATGATCTTTCCGGGGGGAGGGCCGCTGCCGCGCCACCCCTCGCAGCTTTACGAGGCGCTGCTCGAAGGGCCGGTCATGTTCCTCATCCTTTACGCCATCTCCCGCAAGGTGAACCGCGACGGAGTGGTGGTGTGGTCCTTCATTGCCTTGTACGGGTTGTTCAGGTTTCTGTTGGAGAACTTCAGGGAGCCCGACCAGCAGATCGGTTATCTCTTCGGGGGGCTTTCGATGGGGCAACTGTTGAGCCTGCCGATGCTGCTTGTCGGCGGACTGATGGCGCTGTACCGCCTGAGAAGGGGGTGA
- a CDS encoding ATP-binding protein, with protein sequence MEGNTIEVDIKVPNKTRYLSLIGKIGEDIARELERYSGDKEVLAYHLNLVLTEAMVNAIKHAGPKEPEKLVRIVITLHMDDLTIRVYDDGQGFDINSIPAPNFEELEDRGRGIFLIRTLMDSVCYRKNCKENILEMKKKLS encoded by the coding sequence ATGGAAGGAAACACGATCGAGGTCGACATAAAGGTCCCCAACAAGACCCGTTACCTGAGTCTTATCGGTAAGATCGGAGAGGACATAGCGCGGGAGCTCGAGCGCTACAGCGGCGACAAGGAGGTCCTCGCCTACCATCTGAACCTGGTGCTCACCGAGGCGATGGTGAACGCCATCAAGCACGCCGGGCCAAAGGAACCGGAGAAGCTGGTGCGCATCGTCATCACCCTGCACATGGACGACCTCACCATCAGGGTCTACGACGACGGGCAAGGTTTCGACATCAATTCGATCCCCGCCCCGAACTTCGAGGAACTGGAGGACCGGGGACGCGGCATCTTCCTGATCCGCACCCTGATGGATTCGGTGTGCTACCGCAAGAACTGCAAGGAGAACATCCTGGAGATGAAGAAAAAGCTCTCCTGA
- a CDS encoding bifunctional aminoglycoside phosphotransferase/ATP-binding protein gives MVRKLIKSLLEAKAYPEPTAGVRLIETHVSFIFVTDSFVYKVKKSVDYGFLDFTTLERRRFYCEEEVRLNRRLCPDLYLGVVELRRNSQGASFAGGGELLDYAVKMKRLPEERMLVHLLERGEAGVADMDRIARVVADFHAKALRSAQIDACGQTAVIRRNWEENFRQAAPFAGVTISACELADIRRWAERFLEQNEEQFRLRVAKGYIRECDGDLHSGNICLTDKVCIFDCIEFNERFRYIDTAADLSFLLMDLEYAGRPDLSEALLSAYQKAAGDREIGNLLPFYKTYRAFVRGKVTSFLLNDPDLPSTELAVKRETARRYFRLARGYTLRDRLKPSLVITCGLMGSGKSTLARELALELGFQLRRSDVLRKEVAGLPLQPVAEEYRGGIYNADMDRATYAALLAEAEEALKAGKGVVADATFRRAADREAFRALAAQLGVPCYTVETRCPELIIRQRLEARRGDASEVSDARWEHFHRQQAEFEAPQAGESIPVDSTLPLSTEADLVLRAMGLLP, from the coding sequence ATGGTTCGAAAGCTTATAAAATCGCTACTTGAAGCAAAGGCTTACCCCGAGCCCACGGCCGGGGTGCGCCTCATCGAGACCCACGTTTCATTCATCTTCGTTACCGACTCCTTCGTATACAAGGTCAAAAAGTCCGTCGATTACGGTTTTCTCGACTTCACCACGCTGGAGCGCCGGCGCTTTTACTGCGAGGAAGAGGTGCGGTTGAACCGGCGCCTCTGCCCGGACCTCTACCTGGGGGTGGTGGAACTGCGGCGCAATTCCCAAGGAGCGTCCTTTGCCGGCGGGGGCGAGCTCCTTGACTACGCGGTGAAGATGAAACGGCTCCCCGAAGAGCGGATGCTGGTGCACCTTCTGGAACGGGGGGAAGCGGGCGTCGCCGACATGGACCGGATCGCCCGGGTGGTGGCCGATTTCCATGCCAAGGCATTACGCAGCGCACAGATAGACGCCTGCGGCCAAACCGCCGTCATCCGCCGCAACTGGGAGGAGAACTTCCGGCAGGCGGCACCATTCGCGGGGGTGACCATATCCGCCTGCGAACTTGCGGACATACGGCGCTGGGCCGAGCGGTTCCTGGAGCAAAACGAGGAGCAATTCCGTCTGCGGGTGGCCAAAGGGTACATCAGGGAGTGCGACGGCGACCTCCACTCCGGCAACATCTGCCTCACCGACAAAGTCTGCATCTTCGACTGCATCGAGTTCAACGAGCGGTTTCGCTACATAGACACCGCGGCGGACCTCTCGTTCCTGCTGATGGACCTGGAGTACGCCGGGCGCCCGGACCTGTCGGAGGCGCTCCTGTCGGCCTACCAAAAGGCCGCTGGGGATCGGGAAATAGGGAACCTGCTTCCGTTCTACAAGACCTACCGTGCCTTCGTGCGCGGCAAGGTGACCAGCTTTCTGCTGAACGACCCCGACTTACCCTCCACGGAACTTGCCGTCAAAAGGGAGACGGCCCGGCGTTATTTCCGCCTGGCCCGCGGCTATACGCTGAGGGACCGGCTCAAACCTTCCCTGGTGATCACCTGCGGCCTCATGGGAAGCGGCAAGAGCACCCTGGCCCGGGAACTCGCCCTGGAACTCGGGTTCCAGTTGCGGCGCTCGGACGTGCTGCGCAAGGAAGTAGCCGGCCTTCCGCTGCAGCCGGTGGCGGAAGAGTACCGGGGGGGCATCTACAATGCCGATATGGACCGCGCCACTTACGCAGCTCTTTTAGCCGAGGCCGAAGAGGCGCTCAAGGCGGGCAAGGGGGTGGTGGCCGACGCCACATTCCGCCGCGCCGCCGACCGGGAGGCCTTCCGGGCCTTGGCCGCGCAGCTTGGCGTTCCCTGCTACACGGTCGAGACCCGCTGCCCCGAACTTATAATCCGGCAGCGGCTGGAGGCGCGCCGCGGCGACGCAAGCGAAGTCTCAGACGCCAGGTGGGAGCACTTCCACCGGCAACAGGCGGAGTTCGAGGCGCCGCAAGCGGGAGAGTCCATCCCGGTCGACTCCACCCTCCCCCTCTCCACCGAGGCTGACCTGGTGTTGCGCGCAATGGGGTTACTGCCATGA
- a CDS encoding UbiD family decarboxylase: MGYKNLAACVADLERTGALVRINEELSSDLEIGSIQRRVYQAGGPALLFTRVKGCPFPMLGNLFGTLERTRYIFRDTLKAVERLVQLKIDPKSALKDPASLLGAVPAAWHLLPKEVGDGPILANRTTIDKLPQLKSWPDDGGAFITLPQVYSESAAQPGLRHSNLGMYRVQISGGEYRQNAEIGVHYQIHRGIGFHHAEAIERGEPLRVNIFVGGAPSMTVAAVMPLPEGMPELSFAGLLAGHRIEMVQRPGQLPIPAQADFCITGIIDPNKTLPEGPFGDHFGYYSLAHHFPVLQVEEVFHRDGAIWPFTTVGRPPQEDTSFGAFIHELTGPLIPTVIPGVKAVHAVDAAGVHPLLLAIGSERYVPYGERRTPQELLTIANAVLGQGQLSLAKYLMIASHEDAPQLDIHDIPAFLRHVLERIDLKRDLHFQTATTIDTLDYSGSGLNSGSKVVFAAVGEKRRTLGVELPSSLWLADGFNDPCICLPGVIAVKGPACTVRKGEADPQMEALCAALEGVEGLESFPLIVVCDDSRFAAKHLDNFLWVTFTRSDPAADIYGVGAGMVCKQWGCTGPLVIDARVKPHHAPPLIEDPAVERKLDQLAAPGGPLHGLY, encoded by the coding sequence TTGGGATATAAGAATCTGGCAGCGTGCGTGGCGGACCTGGAGCGGACGGGCGCTCTGGTCAGGATAAACGAGGAGCTCTCTTCGGACCTGGAGATCGGGTCCATCCAGCGCAGGGTGTACCAGGCGGGTGGTCCCGCGCTTCTCTTCACCCGGGTGAAGGGGTGCCCTTTCCCCATGCTCGGAAACCTGTTCGGCACCCTGGAGCGGACCAGGTACATCTTCAGGGATACCCTGAAGGCGGTCGAACGCCTGGTGCAGTTGAAGATCGATCCTAAATCGGCACTGAAAGACCCCGCTTCCTTGTTGGGCGCGGTCCCGGCCGCATGGCACCTCCTTCCCAAGGAGGTTGGCGACGGCCCCATTCTCGCCAACCGGACCACCATCGACAAATTGCCGCAGCTTAAATCCTGGCCGGACGACGGCGGAGCGTTCATCACGCTGCCGCAGGTCTACTCGGAGAGCGCGGCCCAGCCTGGCTTGCGCCACTCCAACCTCGGCATGTACCGGGTACAGATCTCCGGCGGCGAGTACCGGCAAAACGCCGAGATCGGGGTGCACTACCAGATCCATCGCGGCATCGGCTTCCACCATGCCGAGGCGATCGAGCGGGGCGAGCCGTTGCGGGTGAACATCTTCGTGGGGGGCGCACCCTCCATGACCGTCGCTGCCGTGATGCCCTTGCCCGAGGGGATGCCGGAACTCTCCTTCGCCGGGCTGCTGGCCGGGCACCGGATCGAGATGGTGCAGCGCCCCGGGCAGCTCCCGATCCCCGCGCAGGCCGACTTCTGCATTACCGGCATCATCGACCCCAACAAGACCCTCCCCGAAGGCCCCTTCGGCGACCATTTCGGCTACTACAGCCTGGCGCACCACTTCCCCGTGCTCCAGGTCGAGGAGGTCTTCCATCGCGACGGGGCCATCTGGCCTTTCACCACGGTGGGGCGCCCTCCGCAGGAGGACACCTCCTTCGGCGCCTTTATTCATGAACTGACCGGCCCCTTAATCCCAACGGTGATACCGGGCGTCAAGGCGGTGCATGCGGTCGACGCGGCAGGCGTACACCCGCTGCTTTTGGCCATTGGGAGCGAGCGCTACGTCCCCTACGGCGAGCGCCGGACTCCGCAGGAACTTCTTACCATCGCGAACGCGGTGCTGGGGCAGGGGCAGCTCTCCCTGGCCAAGTACCTGATGATCGCCTCCCACGAGGACGCGCCGCAGCTCGACATCCACGACATTCCCGCTTTCCTGCGCCATGTGCTGGAGCGGATCGACCTGAAGCGCGACCTGCATTTCCAGACCGCTACCACCATCGACACCCTCGATTATTCCGGCTCCGGATTGAACAGCGGCTCGAAGGTGGTATTCGCCGCGGTCGGCGAAAAGCGCCGCACCCTCGGGGTCGAGCTCCCCTCCTCGTTGTGGCTGGCCGACGGCTTCAATGACCCATGTATTTGCCTCCCCGGCGTCATCGCCGTCAAGGGGCCTGCCTGCACGGTCCGGAAGGGGGAGGCGGACCCGCAGATGGAGGCGCTTTGCGCTGCGCTTGAGGGAGTGGAAGGGCTGGAGAGCTTCCCGCTGATCGTTGTCTGCGACGACAGCAGGTTCGCCGCAAAGCACCTGGACAACTTCCTCTGGGTCACCTTCACCCGTTCCGACCCAGCTGCCGACATCTACGGTGTCGGGGCCGGCATGGTCTGCAAGCAGTGGGGGTGCACGGGGCCCCTGGTGATCGATGCCAGGGTCAAGCCGCACCACGCGCCGCCGCTCATCGAGGATCCGGCGGTGGAGCGGAAGCTGGACCAGTTGGCCGCCCCAGGCGGCCCGCTGCATGGGTTGTATTAG
- a CDS encoding DUF4124 domain-containing protein, which produces MKKLLLLLLLLYPLSALAETYEWTDERGTVNFAEDLGKVPKKYRKKAKRLGSEEPPAAASETASPKGGEEKGAKNNEKSNEKSKTYGGKDELAWRREFQQANSRLQSAQTELDTLKSRLADTSRMSRSDYLMIQNSIKHNEARMQELQKKLDQLNSTADRYDVPADFRK; this is translated from the coding sequence ATGAAGAAGCTGCTTTTGCTTTTGCTCTTGCTATACCCGCTGTCCGCTTTGGCTGAGACCTACGAGTGGACCGACGAGCGCGGCACGGTTAACTTCGCCGAGGATCTGGGGAAGGTCCCGAAAAAGTACCGGAAAAAGGCCAAAAGGCTGGGAAGCGAGGAGCCTCCCGCTGCCGCATCCGAGACGGCCAGCCCCAAGGGGGGCGAGGAAAAGGGAGCGAAAAACAACGAGAAGAGCAACGAGAAGAGCAAGACCTACGGGGGCAAGGATGAGCTTGCCTGGCGCAGGGAGTTCCAGCAGGCGAACTCGCGCCTGCAAAGCGCCCAGACGGAGTTGGACACGCTCAAGTCCCGGCTTGCCGACACCTCCCGCATGTCCCGCTCCGACTACCTGATGATCCAGAACAGCATCAAGCACAACGAAGCAAGGATGCAGGAACTGCAGAAAAAGCTGGACCAGCTGAACTCGACCGCGGACCGCTATGACGTCCCGGCAGACTTCAGGAAGTAG
- a CDS encoding STAS domain-containing protein, with amino-acid sequence MNLASETRKDVVILYVKEERLDAHNSTELKSAVQKLFEDGKKNVLVDLKDVRFIDSSGLGAPVSGFKNAISHQGNLKLSSLQSQVKSMFELTRLHRVFEIFPSTVEAIENFQS; translated from the coding sequence ATGAATCTAGCCAGCGAGACAAGGAAGGACGTAGTTATCTTATACGTCAAGGAAGAGAGGCTGGATGCTCACAACTCGACAGAACTTAAGAGCGCTGTGCAAAAGCTCTTCGAAGACGGAAAGAAAAACGTTCTGGTAGATCTCAAAGATGTGCGCTTCATTGACAGTTCCGGCTTGGGCGCGCCGGTATCTGGCTTCAAGAACGCCATTTCTCACCAAGGAAATCTGAAACTTTCTTCGCTGCAGTCACAGGTGAAGTCAATGTTCGAGCTGACCCGCCTGCACAGGGTGTTCGAAATCTTCCCTTCCACCGTGGAGGCTATCGAAAACTTTCAATCCTAA